From the genome of Rarobacter incanus, one region includes:
- a CDS encoding DNA-directed RNA polymerase subunit beta', with amino-acid sequence MLDVNIFDELRIGLANADDIRAWSHGEVKKPETINYRTLKPEKDGLFCERIFGPTRDWECYCGKYKRVRFKGITCERCGVKVTRSKVRRERMGHIELAAPVTHIWFFKGVPSRLGYLLDLAPKDLEKVIYFAAYMITDVDEEARAEDLPDLQNGVDLEIKELEQRRDADIEARAVKLEQDMAALEAEGAKADARNKLENSAHREMEQIRRRAKLEIERVEKVWDRFKGLKVADLEGDEALYRSLRDRYGDYFEGSMGAAAIQKRLQSMDLQAEAEALRETIATGKGQRKTRALKRLKVVNAFLSTDNSPTSMVLDAVPVIPPDLRPMVQLDGGRFATSDLNDLYRRVINRNNRLKRLLDLGAPEIIVNNEKRMLQEAVDSLFDNGRRGRPVTGPGNRPLKSISDMLKGKQGRFRQNLLGKRVDYSGRSVIVVGPKLKLHQCGLPKQMALELFKPFVMKRLVDLNHAQNIKGAKRMVDRARPEVWDVLEEVITEHPVLLNRAPTLHRLGIQAFEPQLVEGKAIHLHPLVCGAFNADFDGDQMAVHLPLSAEAQAEARILMLSSNNILKPSDGRPVTMPTQDMIIGLFHLSTLREEAAGAGRAFSSVAEAILAFDQGTLHLNAPIKVRFEEDFVPANPLPEGWEPGQAYETTLGRALFNELLPVDYPFVNDVVDKKKLSIIVNDLAERYPKVAVAASLDALKDAGFKWSTRSGVTIAISDVATPAEKAKILDGAEAKALTVQEQYDTGLITDDERRQELIDIWTQATDEVAEAMQKNFPKYNTVFRMVGSGARGNWMQVRQIAGMRGLVANPKGDIIPRPIKSNYREGLSVLEYFIATHGARKGLADTALRTADSGYLTRRLVDVSQDVIIREEDCGTERGLSLPVAVSDGAGGFVRDEKVETSIYSRTLAGDVEIDGEVIGRSGEDVGDVLIDKLIAAGVATLKVRSVLTCESRVGTCAKCYGRSLATGKLVDIGEAVGIIAAQSIGEPGTQLTMRTFHTGGVAAADDITQGLPRVTELFEARTPKGEAPIAEYSGRIEIEDEERSRRLILTPDDGSEQITYQVSRRATLFVHDGDHVEVGTQLVKGARDPKKVLRILGPRATQKHLVDEVQEVYGSQGVDIHDKHIEVIVRQMLRRITVLDSGDTNLLPGELAERGRFEDANRQAIAEGGRPASGRPELMGITKASLATDSWLSAASFQETTRVLTEAAMSGRRDPLLGLKENVILGKLIPAGTGLPRYHQVTVEPTESARDELYPSFGYDEVGAVDFGFGGTGESIPLDDIDFGDFS; translated from the coding sequence TTGCTCGACGTCAACATCTTCGACGAGCTGCGTATCGGCCTGGCCAACGCCGATGACATCCGTGCGTGGTCGCACGGCGAGGTCAAGAAGCCCGAGACCATCAACTACCGCACACTGAAGCCCGAGAAGGACGGCCTGTTCTGCGAACGCATTTTCGGGCCGACCCGCGACTGGGAATGCTACTGCGGAAAGTACAAGCGCGTGCGCTTCAAGGGCATCACCTGCGAGCGGTGTGGCGTTAAGGTCACGCGTTCCAAGGTTCGCCGCGAGCGTATGGGCCACATCGAGTTGGCGGCTCCCGTCACTCACATCTGGTTCTTCAAGGGCGTGCCTTCGCGCCTCGGTTACCTTCTGGATCTGGCACCGAAGGACCTCGAGAAGGTCATTTACTTCGCCGCCTACATGATCACCGACGTCGATGAGGAGGCGCGGGCGGAGGACCTGCCCGACCTGCAAAACGGCGTTGACCTGGAGATCAAGGAGCTGGAACAGCGCCGCGATGCCGACATCGAGGCGCGCGCCGTCAAACTCGAGCAGGACATGGCCGCCCTCGAGGCAGAGGGCGCAAAGGCCGATGCCCGCAACAAGCTCGAGAACTCGGCGCACCGCGAGATGGAGCAGATCCGCCGCCGCGCAAAGCTCGAAATCGAACGCGTAGAAAAGGTGTGGGACCGCTTCAAGGGCCTGAAGGTTGCGGATCTGGAGGGCGACGAGGCGCTGTACCGCTCGCTGCGGGACCGCTACGGGGACTATTTTGAAGGCTCCATGGGCGCCGCCGCCATTCAGAAGCGCTTGCAGTCGATGGATCTGCAGGCCGAAGCGGAGGCTCTGCGGGAAACGATCGCGACCGGCAAGGGACAACGCAAGACCCGCGCCCTGAAGCGGCTGAAGGTCGTCAATGCGTTCCTGTCCACCGACAACTCACCTACCTCGATGGTGTTGGATGCGGTGCCGGTAATTCCGCCGGACCTGCGCCCGATGGTGCAGCTGGACGGTGGGCGCTTCGCGACCTCCGACCTCAATGATCTCTATCGGCGAGTGATCAACCGAAACAACCGCCTCAAGCGTCTGCTGGACCTGGGCGCTCCCGAAATCATCGTGAATAACGAGAAGCGGATGCTCCAGGAAGCGGTGGACTCGTTGTTCGACAACGGACGCCGCGGTCGCCCAGTCACGGGCCCCGGAAACCGTCCTTTGAAGTCGATTTCGGACATGCTCAAGGGTAAGCAGGGGCGGTTCCGCCAGAACCTGCTCGGCAAGCGCGTCGACTACTCCGGTCGTTCGGTGATCGTTGTCGGCCCGAAGCTGAAGCTGCACCAGTGTGGTCTGCCCAAGCAGATGGCTTTGGAGCTGTTCAAGCCCTTCGTCATGAAGCGCCTTGTTGACCTCAACCACGCACAGAACATCAAGGGTGCCAAGCGCATGGTCGACCGCGCTCGCCCCGAGGTTTGGGACGTCCTCGAAGAGGTCATCACGGAGCACCCCGTGCTGCTCAACCGTGCCCCCACCCTGCACCGCCTGGGAATCCAGGCGTTCGAACCGCAGCTGGTCGAGGGTAAGGCTATCCACCTGCACCCGCTCGTGTGTGGCGCGTTCAACGCCGACTTCGATGGCGACCAGATGGCCGTACACCTGCCGCTGAGCGCCGAGGCCCAGGCGGAGGCCCGGATCTTGATGCTTTCGAGCAACAACATCCTCAAGCCCTCCGACGGGCGTCCGGTGACCATGCCGACCCAGGACATGATCATCGGCCTGTTCCACCTGTCTACGCTCCGGGAGGAAGCCGCCGGGGCCGGGCGCGCGTTCTCATCGGTGGCCGAGGCGATTCTCGCGTTCGACCAGGGAACCTTGCACCTCAACGCGCCGATCAAGGTGCGCTTCGAAGAGGACTTTGTGCCAGCCAACCCGCTTCCGGAGGGGTGGGAGCCCGGTCAGGCCTACGAAACGACGCTCGGACGCGCACTGTTCAACGAGCTGCTTCCGGTCGATTACCCGTTCGTCAATGACGTGGTCGACAAGAAGAAGCTGTCGATCATCGTGAACGATCTGGCGGAGCGCTATCCGAAGGTTGCCGTCGCAGCGTCCCTGGACGCGTTGAAGGACGCCGGTTTCAAGTGGTCGACGCGTTCTGGGGTCACCATCGCTATTTCCGACGTGGCAACACCGGCAGAAAAGGCGAAGATCCTCGACGGAGCCGAGGCGAAGGCTCTCACGGTTCAGGAGCAATACGACACCGGTCTTATCACGGACGACGAGCGACGCCAGGAACTGATCGACATCTGGACCCAGGCCACCGACGAAGTAGCCGAAGCCATGCAGAAGAACTTCCCGAAGTACAACACCGTGTTCCGCATGGTGGGATCGGGAGCGCGTGGTAACTGGATGCAGGTGCGCCAGATCGCGGGTATGCGCGGTCTTGTGGCGAACCCGAAGGGCGACATCATTCCCCGCCCGATCAAGTCCAACTATCGCGAGGGCCTGTCGGTCCTTGAATACTTCATCGCGACGCACGGGGCCCGAAAGGGTCTTGCAGACACCGCCTTGCGGACCGCCGACTCCGGGTACCTGACCCGGCGCCTGGTGGACGTGTCCCAGGACGTGATCATTCGCGAGGAGGACTGCGGCACCGAGCGCGGGTTGTCGCTTCCGGTTGCGGTTTCGGACGGTGCGGGCGGATTTGTGCGCGATGAGAAGGTCGAGACCTCGATCTACTCGCGCACACTAGCCGGCGACGTCGAAATCGATGGTGAGGTTATTGGACGCTCTGGCGAGGACGTCGGCGACGTTTTGATCGACAAGCTCATCGCCGCCGGGGTTGCCACGCTCAAGGTGCGTTCGGTGCTGACGTGCGAATCGCGCGTGGGTACCTGCGCCAAGTGCTACGGGCGCTCGCTTGCGACCGGCAAGCTCGTCGACATCGGCGAGGCAGTCGGGATCATCGCGGCGCAGTCAATCGGTGAGCCCGGTACTCAGCTGACAATGCGTACCTTCCACACCGGTGGTGTCGCGGCGGCCGACGACATCACGCAGGGTCTTCCCCGCGTGACGGAGCTGTTCGAAGCGCGCACACCCAAGGGAGAGGCGCCGATCGCCGAGTATTCGGGGCGGATCGAGATCGAGGACGAGGAGCGTTCGCGACGACTCATCCTTACCCCCGATGACGGCTCCGAACAGATCACCTACCAGGTCTCCAGGCGGGCGACGCTGTTCGTGCACGATGGGGATCACGTTGAGGTCGGCACCCAGCTTGTCAAGGGTGCGCGCGACCCCAAGAAGGTGCTGCGAATACTTGGTCCGCGTGCAACCCAGAAGCACTTGGTCGACGAGGTGCAGGAAGTCTACGGTTCCCAGGGCGTTGACATCCACGACAAGCACATCGAGGTCATCGTGCGTCAGATGCTTCGCCGCATCACCGTGCTGGACTCCGGCGACACGAACCTGCTCCCGGGCGAGCTCGCGGAGCGTGGACGGTTCGAGGACGCCAACCGCCAGGCGATCGCCGAGGGCGGACGCCCCGCCTCGGGTCGACCCGAATTGATGGGGATCACCAAGGCATCGCTTGCGACGGATTCGTGGCTGTCGGCCGCGTCCTTCCAGGAGACGACGCGAGTTCTGACGGAGGCCGCGATGAGCGGTCGCCGCGACCCGCTGCTGGGCCTGAAAGAGAACGTCATCCTCGGTAAGCTCATCCCAGCGGGAACCGGGTTGCCGCGGTACCACCAGGTCACGGTCGAACCGACTGAATCGGCGCGCGACGAGTTGTACCCGAGCTTCGGGTATGACGAGGTCGGGGCGGTGGACTTCGGGTTCGGTGGCACCGGCGAGTCGATCCCGCTTGACGACATCGATTTCGGTGACTTCAGCTAG
- the fusA gene encoding elongation factor G encodes MALEVLTDLHKVRNIGIMAHIDAGKTTTTERILYYTGVNYKIGETHDGASTMDWMEQEQERGITITSAATTCYWKNNQINIIDTPGHVDFTVEVERSLRVLDGAVAVFDGKEGVEPQSETVWRQADKYNVPRICFVNKMDKLGADFYFTVDTIINRLKAKPLVIQIPIGAENDFEGVVDLIQQKALVWRGETKLGEHYEVEEIPADLAEKAEQYRAELIEAVAEADEELLEKYLGGEELTIDEINSGIRKLTIAGDAFPVLCGSAFKNKGVQPMLDAVIAYLPSPLDVPAIEGHDPRDESKVIERHPDATEPFSALAFKVATHPFFGKLTYVRVYSGKVEQGAQVLNSTKGKKERIGKLFQMHSNKENPVPEASAGHIYAFIGLKDVTTGDTLCDLQNPVILESMTFPEPVIDVAIEPKTKADQEKLSTAIQKLAEEDPTFRVKLDEETGQTVIGGMGELHLDILVDRMRREFKVEANVGKPQVAYRETIRRKAEKIDYTHKKQTGGSGQFAKVQVTFEPLETTDGELYEFVNAVTGGRIPREYIPSVDAGIQSAMEQGVLAGFPLVGVKATLLDGAYHDVDSSEMAFKIAGSMVLKEGVKRADPVLLEPVMAVEVRTPEEYMGDVIGDLNSRRGMIQSMEDATGVKVVRAQVPLSEMFGYIGDLRSKTQGRAVYSMQFDSYAEVPRNVADEIIKKTRGE; translated from the coding sequence GTGGCACTTGAAGTGCTAACCGACCTGCATAAGGTCCGCAACATCGGCATCATGGCCCACATCGATGCCGGCAAGACTACGACGACTGAGCGCATCCTGTACTACACGGGTGTCAACTACAAGATCGGTGAGACGCACGACGGCGCATCGACCATGGACTGGATGGAACAGGAGCAGGAGCGCGGCATCACGATCACGTCCGCCGCGACAACGTGCTACTGGAAGAACAACCAGATCAACATCATCGACACTCCCGGGCACGTCGACTTCACGGTCGAGGTTGAGCGCTCACTGCGGGTGCTCGACGGTGCGGTGGCGGTATTCGATGGTAAAGAGGGTGTCGAGCCGCAGTCGGAGACCGTCTGGCGTCAGGCAGACAAGTACAACGTCCCGCGCATCTGCTTCGTCAACAAGATGGACAAGCTCGGCGCCGACTTCTACTTCACGGTCGACACCATCATCAACCGGCTCAAGGCGAAGCCGCTCGTGATTCAGATCCCGATCGGTGCTGAGAACGACTTCGAAGGTGTCGTCGACCTTATCCAGCAAAAGGCTCTGGTCTGGCGGGGCGAGACGAAGCTCGGCGAGCACTACGAGGTCGAGGAAATCCCCGCCGATCTGGCGGAAAAGGCCGAGCAGTATCGCGCTGAGCTGATCGAGGCGGTTGCGGAGGCCGATGAGGAACTGCTTGAGAAGTACCTTGGCGGCGAAGAGCTGACCATCGACGAGATCAACTCGGGCATCCGCAAGCTCACCATCGCGGGCGATGCGTTCCCCGTTCTGTGTGGCTCGGCGTTCAAGAACAAGGGCGTTCAGCCCATGCTCGACGCCGTGATCGCCTACCTTCCTTCCCCGCTCGACGTTCCCGCCATCGAGGGACACGACCCGCGCGACGAAAGCAAGGTCATTGAGCGCCACCCGGACGCCACGGAGCCGTTCTCGGCCCTCGCATTCAAGGTCGCGACTCACCCGTTCTTCGGCAAGTTGACCTACGTTCGCGTGTACTCGGGCAAGGTCGAGCAGGGCGCGCAGGTGCTCAACTCCACAAAGGGTAAGAAGGAACGCATCGGTAAGCTGTTCCAGATGCACTCGAACAAGGAGAACCCTGTTCCGGAGGCATCCGCCGGTCACATCTACGCCTTCATTGGCCTCAAGGACGTTACGACGGGCGACACGCTTTGCGACTTGCAGAACCCGGTCATCCTCGAATCCATGACGTTCCCCGAGCCCGTCATCGACGTGGCGATCGAGCCCAAGACAAAGGCCGACCAGGAGAAGCTGTCGACCGCGATCCAGAAGCTCGCCGAGGAGGACCCGACCTTCCGCGTGAAGCTGGATGAGGAGACCGGCCAGACCGTTATCGGCGGAATGGGCGAGCTTCACCTGGACATCTTGGTCGACCGCATGCGGCGTGAGTTCAAGGTCGAGGCGAACGTCGGTAAGCCGCAGGTGGCGTACCGTGAGACGATCCGCCGCAAGGCCGAGAAGATCGACTACACGCACAAGAAGCAGACCGGTGGTTCCGGTCAGTTCGCTAAGGTGCAGGTGACTTTCGAGCCGCTTGAGACCACCGATGGCGAGCTTTACGAGTTTGTCAACGCCGTCACGGGTGGACGCATCCCCCGCGAATACATCCCGAGCGTGGACGCTGGAATCCAGTCGGCCATGGAGCAGGGTGTGCTGGCAGGCTTCCCGTTGGTGGGCGTCAAGGCGACGCTGCTTGACGGCGCCTACCACGACGTTGACTCGTCAGAGATGGCGTTCAAGATTGCCGGCTCGATGGTCCTCAAGGAGGGCGTCAAGCGGGCAGACCCGGTTCTTCTGGAACCGGTGATGGCGGTAGAGGTGCGTACACCTGAGGAGTACATGGGTGACGTCATCGGTGACCTTAACTCCCGCCGTGGCATGATCCAGTCGATGGAAGATGCTACGGGTGTCAAGGTCGTCCGGGCTCAGGTACCGTTGTCAGAGATGTTCGGGTACATTGGCGATCTGCGGTCGAAGACCCAGGGTCGTGCAGTTTACTCGATGCAGTTCGACAGCTACGCCGAGGTGCCTCGGAACGTTGCCGACGAAATCATCAAGAAGACCCGGGGCGAGTAA
- a CDS encoding recombinase family protein, which yields MAGLIVGLVTDTEGLPAVAQQRADLAEAGGVGADIRSLSARTQEDWHYGIASVLEDLGAGDTVLVTDLGAFGTRIDDVVERLAALVDRGVRFRSLNDGIDTGNDSAFGDAMVTLARAVQAGRDARTRAALRAYGGVHGATPPKARFVDEAAYLRVKSQD from the coding sequence GTGGCGGGATTGATCGTCGGTTTGGTAACCGATACCGAGGGGCTGCCGGCGGTCGCGCAGCAGCGGGCCGACCTGGCGGAAGCCGGCGGCGTAGGGGCAGACATTCGGTCGCTCTCCGCGCGCACGCAAGAGGACTGGCACTACGGAATTGCGAGCGTGCTCGAGGACCTGGGTGCGGGGGACACGGTACTCGTCACCGATCTTGGGGCGTTTGGGACCCGGATCGATGACGTCGTCGAGCGCCTGGCCGCGCTGGTGGATCGTGGCGTGCGGTTCCGTTCACTCAACGACGGCATCGATACGGGCAACGACTCGGCATTCGGCGATGCGATGGTGACCCTCGCGCGGGCTGTCCAGGCCGGTCGGGACGCGCGGACGCGGGCCGCGTTGCGCGCCTATGGGGGCGTGCACGGCGCGACGCCGCCAAAGGCAAGATTTGTGGACGAGGCCGCCTACCTCCGGGTCAAGTCTCAGGACTGA
- the rpsG gene encoding 30S ribosomal protein S7 yields MPRKGPAPKRPIIIDPVYGSPVVTQLINKVLLDGKKTTAESIVYGALEGVREKTQQDPVVVLKRALDNIRPALEVRSRRVGGATYQVPVEVRPARATTLALRWLTDFSRARREKTMTERLQNEILDASNGLGAAVKRREDMHKMAESNRAFAHYRW; encoded by the coding sequence ATGCCTCGTAAGGGACCGGCCCCGAAGCGGCCTATCATCATTGACCCGGTGTACGGGTCGCCCGTTGTCACCCAGCTCATCAACAAGGTTCTCCTTGATGGCAAAAAGACCACGGCGGAATCGATTGTCTACGGCGCGTTGGAAGGCGTGCGCGAGAAGACGCAGCAGGACCCCGTGGTTGTGCTCAAGCGCGCTCTGGACAACATTCGTCCGGCGCTCGAGGTTCGCTCGCGTCGCGTCGGTGGTGCCACCTACCAGGTTCCCGTCGAGGTCCGTCCCGCGCGTGCTACCACGTTGGCGTTGCGCTGGCTGACCGACTTCTCGCGCGCTCGTCGTGAAAAGACGATGACCGAGCGCCTGCAGAACGAGATTCTGGACGCATCGAACGGCCTTGGTGCCGCGGTCAAGCGCCGTGAGGACATGCACAAGATGGCCGAGTCGAACCGCGCGTTCGCACACTACCGCTGGTGA
- the rpsL gene encoding 30S ribosomal protein S12, with the protein MPTIQQLVRKGRTSKVGKSKTPALKGSPQRRGVCTRVYTTTPKKPNSALRKVARVKLSSGIEVTAYIPGVGHNLQEHSIVLVRGGRVKDLPGVRYKIVRGALDTQGVKGRKQARSRYGAKKEKS; encoded by the coding sequence GTGCCCACTATTCAGCAACTCGTCCGTAAGGGACGTACCTCGAAGGTCGGGAAGTCAAAGACTCCCGCCCTCAAGGGTTCCCCGCAGCGTCGCGGTGTATGCACCCGCGTCTACACGACTACACCGAAGAAGCCGAACTCGGCTCTGCGTAAGGTCGCTCGTGTGAAGCTGTCCTCGGGTATCGAGGTCACGGCGTACATTCCAGGTGTCGGACACAACCTGCAGGAGCACTCGATCGTGCTCGTCCGCGGCGGTCGTGTTAAGGACTTGCCAGGTGTTCGTTACAAGATCGTGCGCGGCGCGCTCGACACCCAGGGTGTCAAGGGTCGCAAGCAGGCTCGCAGCCGTTATGGCGCGAAGAAGGAGAAGAGCTGA
- the tuf gene encoding elongation factor Tu, whose product MAKAKFERTKPHVNIGTIGHVDHGKTTLTAAISKVLHDKYPDLNPEFKFDDIDKAPEEKQRGITINIAHIEYETDKRHYAHVDAPGHADYIKNMITGAAQMDGAILVVAGTDSVMAQTKEHVLLARQVGVPYLLVALNKADMVDDPDMLELVEEEVRDLLESQGFDRDAPVIPVSGLKALEGDPEWVASVEKLLDAVDENVPDPVRELDKPFLMPIEDVFTITGRGTVVTGKVDRGVLDVNSEVEIVGLRPIQKTTVTGIETFHKSMDQAQAGDNTGLLLRGIKRDEVERGQVVVKPGSITPHTDFEAQVYILNKDEGGRHNPFFSNYRPQFYFRTTDVTGVITLPEGKEMVMPGDNTEMTVHLIQEIAMEEGLGFAIREGGRTVGSGRVTKIIK is encoded by the coding sequence GTGGCTAAGGCCAAGTTCGAGCGGACCAAGCCGCACGTCAACATCGGTACCATCGGTCACGTTGACCACGGTAAGACCACGCTGACGGCAGCGATTTCGAAGGTACTTCACGACAAGTACCCGGACCTGAACCCCGAGTTCAAGTTCGACGACATCGACAAGGCTCCCGAAGAGAAGCAGCGCGGTATCACGATCAACATCGCGCACATCGAATACGAGACCGACAAGCGTCACTACGCGCACGTTGACGCCCCCGGTCACGCTGACTACATCAAGAACATGATCACCGGTGCGGCCCAGATGGACGGGGCTATCCTCGTTGTCGCCGGTACCGACTCGGTCATGGCTCAGACCAAGGAGCACGTCCTTCTTGCTCGCCAGGTTGGCGTTCCCTATCTGCTCGTCGCGCTGAACAAGGCCGACATGGTGGACGACCCCGACATGCTCGAGCTCGTCGAGGAAGAGGTCCGCGACCTGCTTGAGTCGCAGGGCTTCGACCGTGACGCCCCCGTCATCCCCGTCTCGGGTCTGAAGGCACTCGAGGGCGACCCTGAGTGGGTTGCCTCCGTTGAGAAGCTCCTTGACGCGGTGGACGAGAACGTTCCCGACCCCGTCCGCGAGCTCGACAAGCCCTTCCTGATGCCGATCGAGGACGTCTTCACGATCACCGGTCGTGGAACCGTCGTCACCGGTAAGGTCGACCGCGGTGTCCTGGACGTCAACTCCGAGGTCGAGATCGTCGGTCTGCGTCCGATCCAGAAGACGACCGTCACCGGTATCGAGACGTTCCACAAGTCGATGGACCAGGCACAGGCCGGTGACAACACGGGTCTGCTGCTGCGCGGTATCAAGCGCGACGAGGTCGAGCGTGGCCAGGTTGTCGTCAAGCCCGGTTCGATCACCCCGCACACCGACTTCGAGGCTCAGGTTTACATCCTGAACAAGGACGAGGGCGGGCGCCACAACCCGTTCTTCTCGAACTACCGCCCGCAGTTCTACTTCCGCACCACGGACGTTACCGGTGTCATCACCCTGCCCGAGGGTAAGGAAATGGTTATGCCTGGCGACAACACCGAGATGACCGTTCACCTCATCCAAGAAATTGCGATGGAAGAGGGCCTCGGCTTCGCCATCCGCGAGGGCGGCCGCACGGTTGGTTCGGGTCGTGTAACCAAGATCATCAAGTGA